In Nymphaea colorata isolate Beijing-Zhang1983 chromosome 10, ASM883128v2, whole genome shotgun sequence, the genomic stretch taaaataaatttttttaatggaaagaacatcaatatgtaaattcatgatcagtttttaaaaaaattaaaggggagagagaggggaagataAGTACTTTGGTGTCTCTGTATGTCAACCCTGAATAGGAGCGCATATGGCCAAACTTGAAGAAGTGAGCGACCAAGGAAGCTGGTGAAAGTGGGCACTGACTCTAATAATGGAACCTGTCTACTTGGAGGAGCAGTGTCAGCGCCCACGTCCGGCACACCACAAAGTGACATGGGCAGAAGCTCTTTTATCTTTAAGGTCCCACCTCTCGCCTCCCACCAGCCCCCCATTGACTCGATTGCTCCGCCGGAAAATCAGCATCGCTGCCTGAATCATGTCGGCAATGCATTAATGCGCATCCCCCCTTTTTCGAATAAACAATctgtgcaaaaaaaaattggcaactTAACAGGCGGGCCGGAGAGTGCAAAGCTCTCGGCTCTCAAGGCGCGTTGTTGCTTTTGATTAGAAGGTCCGATTCTGGTAGACCAACCAGCAGAAGTTCAGGGAGAGAAGGATTTCCTTATTCCTCATCCCTCAATTCTCCCCGATTCCCACCCACTTTGAGACTTATATTGTTACATGCATAGCATATATTACTTTAACCTGtaacttattttgttttaagtaGTTTGGTGAACGTCGGTGCTCAGGCCAACGAAATCCGATCTGTGCATACAGATCGTCGGCCGAGACctacaaaaaagagagaaaaaaaaaaagtggtagCTGCAGACATTTTTTTAAGATTAAGAAggtcattcaaaaaaaaaaaaagtatgatgATAGGAAAATTGACGATCATGAATTTATCGGCGCAATGCAAAAATTGCTTGGATCGATGGATACAAGTATTTCAGAAGGAGGTCTAACTTTGGAGTATGGGGATGGAGTGTAGGGTTTCTTTTCTGAAGTTTAGGAGGGATGTGATCAATGTACTAATCATATCTCACTAATTGTGCTTATTATGAAATGTTGATGGCACAGGCGTTCCCATTTGGCTAGTAGTTTCTtggaaaacaatattttaatgTATCAACACAGACTTTTTTATTTGACAAACTGTGAGTGTAAGGCGACAAATTGATGCCGTTCTGTCTCGTCATGTTTCTCCAAATAGATGCTCTCCCTTTCTAGTTGACCGTGGAACACGCCAGTTCTCACTTGCTATCGCGAGTCTAGTTGATCTATAGTCGGAACACCCTAGTTGATCTATAGTCGGAACACTCTAGTTGATCTACAGCCGAACACTCTTAATATATTATAATCCCTCACAAAAGACGGTGGCCTGAGCTGTTTTCCTTGAACAACAtcagttttttaaatattgaattagatttttttctatcaattttgtacaaagaaaaaaagagaaacagaaaaagaaaagggagaaataGGTTTTGGTGGGAGGAAGGGTTCTCTCTTTatatctttgtttctttctctgtGCATGCGTGTATATGTACAAAGGTCacacatttataaaaaaacaaaaaaaaaagggaaagaaaagaggttTGTTGAATTGGGtttgtttgagttttttttctAAGGGAGGTTAGGGTTGGAGGGTCTAGGTAAAATAGCAAACTTGGTTATATGTACAAACCTGTACATATTTTTACTGTGCACGTTCTTGTGCATGTTATGCATTCATAAAAGTTAGTAACTAAGACCCAATACAAGTGTCAGGAGTACAATTGGCGTATGCTATACAAGGATGTGCACCATGCACAACATACTCGTAACTCCCTCTCAGGACAGGGGAGGGGGGGAgggtctctctctttttatatgtgtatattatatgtgCATATGTACTTAGGCACATTCATATAGTATGAGAGttattctctctttttatatgtgtatattatatgtgtatatgtactTAGGCACATTCATACAGTATGAGAGttattctctctttttatatgtgtatattttatgtgtatatgtacTTAGGCACATTCATATAGTATATAGTTTGAGAGTTATGCACCGGGTGACGAGGAATGTGAAAGGAGCCTGAAAAGCCTTCCCTCCAAATAATGGCTTTGCCatggaactggtggtggagatGAGGGTACCAGATATCTCCCCCTTTTACGAGAGGAATGGATTCATTGAATAGGTGCAATCCTTGACAATATTTATTCATCCTCTTCGATGATCacctttaaatatttgaatgaaaagaATTCAAGCTATATCATATCTTAAATCAAACTAATGAGCGATGAAGCAAAGTAATATATTAAATCCGATTTGCGGTACAAGGTTTTGTGGCTTTATTTTTATTGGTTGCACTTTGCCTGAtgaatcttttatatatttatatatgaaccAACCATATATACATCACTTTAAACATTTAGAAGAAAACCTAGCGCAGAAGTTAGATTATTTGGTCAAAAGCAAGATACAAGGAACCAGAAACGCAATTATAAAGTAAGGAAATGACCATGCAACCAAGGCGCGCAGATCCTTATCACTCCTATTATATACATTTGGCGAACGAAAGCACATTGTTTATGATCCGTTGTTAACGAGCCCACCGAAAATTGTTAATTTCAAGGCACAGCTTCATTCTTATATGGACACCAAGAAGATTCTCATTTCTCACCAACAGAACGATGGCATCGACTCCAGAGCTAACGTCGTCCTCTTACTTGATTCATGCCACTTTCACCTGCGGCGCTTCTAATTAATCTCTTCCTGCAATTCTCAAAGCTCAGACTAATTAACAACAATGGCTCGGCCACGGAAGTTATCGAGGCCGATCACCCTGACAAGATAGCTACAAGATGATATCGGtcgttttctttcttcctttttcctgaaATGTGCAAGCCAGTAGGCTTCCATAGAAGCAAGCTTTTCTCCCCTTTTCCGGTAGAGAAAGCTCCTAGAAGCATGACCGAGACACTAGACGCTAAGCTGTTGGCATCAGCTTCATCTACTTTGAGAAAAGGTTACTTAAGATAAGATAAGATTAGCCAAGACGAGGACGATATTTAAACCAAAAGTAAGACAAGATAAGACTGAGAATTTACTAACATATCTCTagatttgatcttttaattGAGAAGCCAAGCGTTTCATTGCTTGTCTTCTATTTTAAGTTTTCTTTATGAGCCCCAGCAACCTTGCctcaaaaaggaatgaaaacgatttgaaattattaaaaGGGAATTCCAACAGTCATGACTTGGTTCTCAGTACCTTGCCGAATCTTTCCAGGTCTTACCAAGCCTTTAACTTTTCAGTTGGTAGGAAATATGGAGTTCCACTCAATTAATTTGTTATGAACAAATTTTGATCACGATCTACTCTTCGACCACATTCGGGATGCTTCAGGAGGAAAATTCAGAacaatgtcaaaaaaaaaaaaaaacaatatgatCTACTGCAGGGAATGGCATTTGATCCAGAGATCCAAAGACTGGGAATATGATTCGGTGGAATTTGGAAGGACCAGAGCAACAACACCCTATTTCCAAATCTTCAGCATATGTGGTTTTAAAACGCCTCGGCCGGAATACCAAAGTTCTTTCCTCAAGGCCAAAAGAAAGCCGTTGTGAGGGTGCACTGGTGCAGGCGTGTTCTTTCCATGCGTTCCGAACGCGTAGCAAACACCCTCCTCACATCCCCAAGTAGGACTTGCTTCAACAACTGAAACGCCTGCATTGCCGCCAGCAGACCGTCCTGATCTCTGGACTTGACTGCTTTGGAAAGAAGAAACGAAGAAGCTTAGGTTGGTTCCGGGCAGCTGCTTCATGGGGAGTCCTTCAAACACAACCCCAATAGAGAAGAAGAGTTCCACCGATCAGAGCAGGAACCAACAATGGCCTCCCGTTCACAGAACACAGCCGTGTACAGCCGAAGCACGTGGTAGGTCCCGCCGGCGTCCGTGACACTTGGTGATATATAAACAAGGAAATTTCCCTACTTGAGTAAACAAATGGCacaactttttcctttaaaattttatatttggacGGTGAGAACCAAAGGGACAGTGTACTTCATCCAACTTCAACAATAGAACAAGACAATGCAGCCAATTGGAGTGCAGCGGATTCCTTCCCACCCACTAATTGGTCCTGCTTCCTCCGAAAAAGGGACGGTTCCTTCGTCTTTACTTGTATGGTAGCTCTCGATCATATGCAAAAGCATGTTGTGGGGAGCCAGTCCACAATGGTATTAACAGAAAAAAGGCAGTACCCTTTGTTTCCAATGCTTAATCACCAGAAAGGGAAAGTGATGTTCCCTTCTATGATACTAATACTATATGCTGACCAACACGATCCCTCGTAACGATTATAGCAGAATGTATATTACTGCAGAAGCACTCGATGTATGTACAGAACATCAAACTCTTGCATCATGTCAAAGAAAATCTAGAACTTCTCGGAATTTCATTGTTTGTAAAGCGTTTCAAGATCAGGCAAAGCCCGGGAGATTGGCGGCATTGACTCATATTCCCTAGGATAAAGAGAGCAACTCGAATTGCTCTGattgaggaaaacaaaaaaacacgaAAATTTATGTGCTGGCTTGCTTAGATCTTAATCAAGTTAATTAACCCCATGGGTCGCGTAAGGATTCtgacaaatgaaaaagatgGTTGTCTGCTAATTAGTTTGATAAGTGTGAATACAGATTTACAACTTTGATTTTGGCGAAGAGTCCCTAGAGCCGGGAGCATTCGGGGCCTCTGCTTTGTATACACAAAAAACAAACTAGTTGGTCTCCTAAAACCAAAACTTGAACAGGAATCAGAAGCCGAGCAAGTAAATGAATCTCGACGGGGTTGAAGTCGAATTCATACCGCGGTGGCCAGGATCGTAGCAAGAGATGATCTACACAACGGGCAACTGGGCTGTTCGCTTAGCCATTTATCGATGCAGTCTGGATGGAAAGAGTGGTCGCATCCTGGCAAGACCTTCACCTTTTGATCTTCACGAAACACGCTCAAGCATATGGCACATTGAGGATCTTCGCATCCCGGCCGGATGGACGCCGGCGACTTGTAGAGGAAGACCGGTAGGAGGCTGAGCGCCACCGAGTCTAGCCCCAGTTTACCGTGCTGGACCGCTAATGCATCCGATGAGATGCTGAATTGCTGGCGGCTGCTCTCTGCCAATTGCCGGTAGCGCCAGGCCCAGCGGGCGTACAGGCAGAGAAGAGTGCAGATGAGAATGACGGAGAAGATGATCAGGACAAGGAGGAGGCTTCTACCATGGACCTGGAAGTTCTTGTCTTCGAGATCCCCGTAGTGCCAATGGAAGGGGTGAGAGCTCTCGGCGTTGTTGGCAGCCATGGAAGTAGCTGTTCGGGAGGCCATTCTAGATCTTTTTAAGGGTGTGTGAATGAACAATCCGGATAATGGTGGGCAAGTGTCTATATGGTCTTCGCCCCGTACCACCACCAATCAAATAGATAAGAACGAACCTAGCCACTCTTTTCCCTCAGTTTAAACCTTTATTTAATTCGCGTTTAACTGGTCATGGCCatggctttctctctctacaaatttatatatttaatgcaTGTTCAGTTGGCCACGCTGCCTaccattctctctttctctctaaatCTTAGTTACCGAAATGTCTAGTTAGTCTTTGTTGGCAGTGAAGTTGACCTGTGGGCGAGTTGCAGACTTAGAAAGCtggaaaaaaattgttcaaatggAATTTGAGGGAACGTGGAGGAGAAGATATTTTGAGGGGAGTCAAGAGGACCACCAATGATTCACTTCGTTTGGTTTCCTAAtataaaagcaaacaaaaaagatCTACTTCACTTTAAGAATTCTAGTTGATAGACATCTTGTTTAACTTTCTGTGGTGAACTTCGCTGTCATATAAGTGAATGGGACAGGAAACCACGACTTTAATATCTTGTGATCTGCATAATTGTGAGACATGGAAGCCCAATCACAATTAGTTGAAAATGATGTAAGATAAACCCACTCTGTGGTTTCTTTCCGGATCACATTTAGATTATGTTCAATTGGGTTGGATTTTATCTTACTTTTTGGTCTTGGACGCTTTGTAGATGCTTATTGCATAAAAACcatctttttgttgttgttgctgttaAAATTCAAGCATACTCAAAATTATAAGTCACAcgatttaacgtggttcgagtATTGTTCTCCTACATCAACGACCATCCTCTCTTACCTTAATTTCGTTAGATGAGGTTTCACTAATATATATAGGAAATGTTACATAAGCTACTCTTGGAAAGATATCTTTCTTTTGGTTTACAAATTGTTTGATCGCTGCGTTGGGATTAAATTTCCTTTGCCGGTTTGaccgtttttcttttcttattgctGTAATCAAGGGATCTTTGATTATACtttccttaattttctttttcttttcgttaACACGTTTTTGTTCACCAGAATTAGCTCCAGATTGAGCGTCCGTTTGATCTGTCATGCTAAGAGTTGCtgttctttttttataattttttgcagGTTTTTGAGTCAGATCTTGGTCTGTCAGCTTGATTCTAGGATTTTAACACTGATTGAAAGAGGAACCGACGATCGGATTCCAAAATCGATCTTGTAAACGAAAGTTCACTAGAAGCTGCAAAACACGGGAAAACTACAGTTATGATAAAAATCAAACTGTAAGAGAAATATGTAACATAAGTCAGAAAAGTGCAAAATGAACTTATTGCCCAATCTCTCTGGagaacatctttgaattctTTGATACGAAAGGAATatctttgaaattttgggttgCAGCGGAAAGGAATATCTTTGAATTCCTCACTAGTATATAATCCAGCAGGGAAGAGCTGTTCATGTGGGTCGGCGTGAGATTCGGGACTAGCGTCAATCATGACCAAAGTGTTCAATCTCACAGCAGCGTCCCTCAACTAGGCTTGAAAGTAGGGAAAAAATGATTGaacgaagaaaaaaagaaaaaggagagctACTTTATTGGCTTGGATAGGTACGAACACGAATAGGTTGGTGAGGTCCGACCACCAATCTCAAATACCAGATGTCTTTAGTCAAatccaaaaagatgaaaaggatTTGAATTATAATCAGACTGTTAAGATATGTTTCAGTTTCCAAAACTGAATTTAAGTAAGATTTGGATAAGGATCTGAATttagcttcaaaattttatggctGACCAATCTGAACCCAAGACCAACTCCCATTATGGAAGATCCAGTTAAATTGTATATGATAAACGGTAGATCTAACCCAAATCCTAGGGTTGGTGCTCCCATTTGCAATGCCATCAAAACAAGGGCAATGAAATGGGCCCGCGTTCTTCTACCAAACACGAACTCAAGGGTTTTTTAATGAAAGGTTGGTGAATGGTAGGTTTCCTTTTCACTTGAAGCAGTTTTCTCTAGGTTCTTTCTCTGTGGTTCAACTTCACTAGCACCTTTCATGGTTTCCTACTCATCTTCGTCCTTATCTCCAATTTATTTGCTCAAACATTCCCCCAGACAATACTATCGCGTTCATCGCGACTCGATGAGCGGCTCCTAGTGATTCATCTGGTCCTTTCGGTTCATTCCAGCCGTAGATCTAGGCCTTGTTTTACAAGAAAAATCTCGCGTGTTTGCCTTTTTCCAAACTAGACCGAAGGATCCTTGGCTGGACCCGcaacttcttttgaagaatAATAATGTTAGAACTTTTGGATGCAGTTGCTCACCCTAAGTTGTATATGACTGTTTAATTTGAATTGATAAACTCATTAACTATCGAACCTTCTCCATCCTCCTGTCTTAACTTTAGGGATATTACACTAATCGGACTAAATATAGTACTAGTTATATTCTCTCTTAAGAATATAATAAGATGTAGATGGTTTCCATCAAATACAGCAGAGACCGGACATTTTATAAAGGGACCAGGGAAGCATTATCCGAGTGAGGTGTCCAAGATTTTTCTGCCCACACATTTGTTTATTATGTGTTTGAAGGGTGTAAGATTTTTCGAAGGCTCTGAAATTTGAGTTATTATGTATTCTGCtactcaaccaaaaaaaaattatctgtGGCTATGCCACCGGAAGGATGTACTTGGTTGAATTACTTattctctttcattttgctCAAGTAGGTTTTACCTCATATTTGTCTTTAAGATACGTGAATTACCAATTTCAATGTCGGGCTTATAATGATCTTCTTAACCCATTTTAGTAGCAATTACAGTTTATGCAAATGTGTACATTATATATAAACGATAACCCacgaaaattttcaaaatgggaggaaaatatagaatcttggatgaagagatagaaaaaggaagaaaaaaaatcaaaattaaagaaaaaaattaagtttaaaaCTACAAActattaagttttaaaatacagcCATACCAACAAACCCGTGTCGCCATACCTGCATGGTACTCGCGCGCGTAGATCACACGACCCCATGTAATTCAGATCCTAGCAAATTTAAAGTATTCAATAAACTTcttggttttttctttggttctgaaagaaaaagaa encodes the following:
- the LOC116262942 gene encoding RING-H2 finger protein ATL66, translated to MASRTATSMAANNAESSHPFHWHYGDLEDKNFQVHGRSLLLVLIIFSVILICTLLCLYARWAWRYRQLAESSRQQFSISSDALAVQHGKLGLDSVALSLLPVFLYKSPASIRPGCEDPQCAICLSVFREDQKVKVLPGCDHSFHPDCIDKWLSEQPSCPLCRSSLATILATAV